A genomic segment from Kiloniellales bacterium encodes:
- a CDS encoding transcriptional regulator GcvA has translation MRRLPPLNALRAFEAAARHLSFAKAAEELNVTPAAISHQVKALEDYFQVKLFRRLTRALLLTDAGQAALPGLREGFDRLAEAAERLSNTRPDNLLTISVAPSFGAKWLVPRLDRFRSRHGEYEVRIDATDHTVDFAREAVDVGLRYGRGNYPGLRADALLTEESTPVCSPRLLEGPNALRAPEDLRHHTLLHVSWQTEDDSAPNWRMWLLAAGVQGVDPTRGLTFNQETLAIQAAIDGQGVVLTGSVLAGDDLAAGRLVRPFELSLCDPVDFGYYIVSPVETAEQPKVAAFRDWILEEAGAAG, from the coding sequence ATGCGCCGTCTTCCGCCGCTCAATGCCCTGCGCGCTTTCGAGGCCGCGGCCCGCCACCTAAGCTTCGCCAAGGCGGCCGAGGAGCTGAACGTCACGCCGGCCGCGATCAGCCATCAGGTCAAGGCCCTGGAAGATTATTTCCAGGTCAAGCTGTTCCGCCGCCTGACCCGGGCCCTGCTGTTGACCGACGCCGGCCAGGCCGCCCTGCCGGGCCTGCGCGAAGGCTTCGACCGGCTGGCGGAGGCCGCGGAGCGCCTGTCCAACACGCGGCCGGACAACCTGCTGACGATCAGCGTGGCACCCTCGTTCGGCGCCAAGTGGCTGGTCCCGCGCCTCGACCGCTTCCGGTCCCGGCACGGCGAATACGAGGTCCGCATCGACGCCACGGACCACACCGTCGATTTCGCGCGCGAGGCGGTCGATGTCGGCCTGCGCTACGGCCGCGGCAACTATCCGGGCCTGCGCGCCGACGCGCTGCTGACCGAGGAGTCCACCCCGGTCTGCAGCCCCCGGCTGCTCGAAGGCCCGAACGCCCTGCGGGCGCCCGAGGACCTGCGCCACCACACGCTGCTTCACGTTTCCTGGCAGACCGAGGACGATTCGGCGCCGAACTGGCGCATGTGGCTGCTGGCGGCGGGGGTCCAAGGCGTCGACCCGACGCGCGGCTTGACCTTCAACCAGGAGACCCTGGCGATCCAGGCGGCGATCGACGGGCAGGGCGTTGTCCTGACCGGCAGCGTCCTGGCTGGAGACGACCTCGCCGCCGGACGCCTGGTCCGGCCCTTCGAGCTCAGCCTCTGCGACCCGGTCGATTTCGGCTACTACATCGTCAGTCCAGTGGAGACGGCCGAGCAGCCCAAGGTGGCGGCATTCCGCGACTGGATCCTGGAGGAAGCCGGCGCCGCCGGATGA
- a CDS encoding DUF1127 domain-containing protein — MTRTLANMMLVRSPLTNAPYSPDKAGDFLLPRLTLVAVDALAAVGEQFERAVHAIERRGKRREAIRELRALDDRILSDIGVHRSQIPAVVDAALDRQDADPFSAARVKGHLQS; from the coding sequence ATGACGAGGACCCTGGCCAACATGATGCTGGTCCGCAGTCCGCTGACCAACGCCCCCTACTCGCCCGACAAGGCCGGCGACTTTCTGCTGCCGCGCTTGACCCTGGTGGCGGTCGATGCCCTGGCCGCCGTCGGCGAGCAGTTCGAACGCGCGGTGCACGCGATCGAGCGGCGCGGCAAGCGGCGCGAGGCGATCCGCGAGCTGCGGGCGCTCGACGACCGGATCCTGAGCGACATCGGGGTCCACCGCAGCCAGATCCCCGCCGTCGTCGACGCGGCGCTCGACCGGCAGGACGCCGACCCCTTTTCGGCCGCCCGCGTGAAGGGACACCTGCAGAGCTAG